In Betta splendens chromosome 1, fBetSpl5.4, whole genome shotgun sequence, the genomic stretch GGTGCAGTTCATCTCATCCATGGCTTCAGGGCAGTCTGGGTGCTCGTCACACAGCTTGTAGTAGTCCACACACCGGCTGTCCTCTGGACACTGGTACTGAGCCACgcacactgagacacacacgcacgcacgcattattttatgttttcatatCATAAATCATTTATAAACTATAGACCTGTTTCCAGTTTAGCACCGATTAGACGATTTAATCACGACTCTCTGGATGAACGGTGATATTTTTCACACGTACCACAGTTTCTCTCATCGAGTCCATTGGGACAGTCCTGCAGTCCATCGCAGGCCGGAACACACAGGCCATTAACGGTGCACAGAAACTGGCCTGGACACGCTGTGAAAGCGCACGAGCGAGTCAGCGGTGGGCGAGATGCTACGTCAGCTCATTCACATCCATCACGTGTCTCTGCTGCATCGACAGCTTACGATCGGACAGGTTGAAGACGCTGTAGTGGAGCTGAAGGCCGGGACCTGTGAGCGACACCGCTGACGTCATGGCAACGGTGGCTGTCGAGGACAGTGGGGAGATGCGCTCGGTGTACGGCTGCAGGCCTCTGGTTCCACAaagcctgaaacaacaacatgtTCTAGCAGCTCATCACACACGCTtcagctgcagagagcaggaTCACTAGAATCACTGGGATTCACCTGCGGTTCTGGATGAGCCACTGTCCCTGGTCACAGTTCTGGTTGTAGCCGGCTCTGCTCAGCTCATAGCCGTTAAACTGTAAAGACAGACCCAAGCCTGCGCCGGGCATCTGGgtggaaacacagaggaacagtCACACAATCAGTTCATCCAGGAGCAGGAACGAGACGATGAGGAGGTAAAGCAGCAGATCCGGTGTCTTACAGTGAACTTCCAGGTGCAGTTGGTGTCGGGGGGGTAGTAGCTGGGGAAGAAAGGCGTCGTCATGGAGCCCTGGACCCCGGACGCCGCCCGCAACTGCACCGTAGCGTCACAGTCTGGAAAAACGAGAGGCACAGCCAGGAATGAGAGAAGGGACCTCTCAGTGAATCATCCCAGCATCCAATCACAGCGTGAGGGCCAGAAACCCGGTCCTCAGGCCTCATCACCGTGGACCCGGACACTTGTCTTTGCAGCAGAAGGTTTTGAATGTCTGCATGTGAACCTGCACATGTCCAGTAAAATGGCAGCTTTTAGCGCCAAACATACAAAACCAAACACTAAGACTGAAACCGACAAAATATTTGTGCTGGCTGatataaagaaaaataaaactcttATCTGGCTGATGATTGATGGGAAACTACTCTGGTTTCGTCACAAACATCGTGCTGTGCAGCTGCATGACTCACTTTTgcatcttcaacatcttcaaacTCACGTCAGATATGAGTGGAGTGAGGTTTTCACTCTCAGCCTGTCTTAATTTTCTATCTGTGTTCTCCAGTGTTCAGACATTTGACTGACAGAAAGCTTCTGTATCAGGTTAAATAGGGATTTAAAGGTGTTCTTGCCCCGGTGGTCCCAGGCCTGAGCCGCCAGAGAGAAGGGGTCCTTGTAGTTGTACAGACCCTGTTTCCAGACCACCGTCATCCACTCTCCTGATGAAAGAACGCTCACCACCCGCTCATGTCTGCTGCAGCCGTACACACTGGCAGAGGGAGACGGCTGGATTTAGCAGGGTCCACTGGAACCCAGTACACTGCAGTGACAAATCTCTCTTGAGGTTGAAAACAGTGATTTGCCATTTCATGAATGATCTTAATATTTTGGAGCAGCTCGTGTTTGAGTCTGTGGCTGAAACTCACGATGTGATGAGTCGAGTGTCCGTGGGCGTGAGGGAGTCGTACACCAGCAGCCTGTCGCGGCACTCAGCCAGCAGCCACTCCATGTGGAGCTCCAGCTGGGAGCCGGGCGCGGCATGGAGGTGCCACAGGCAGCAGGAATGCTGCGTGTCGGGGCCTTGAAGAGCCACACGGCTGCTGGAGGTCACCTTCTGGTAGCGATGGCAGTCTGAGGAGGGCAGGAGTGGGAGCGTTAGAGCGGGTCTGAGCGTCTGAGTCTGAGAGATGATGGGATGAAGTTCAAGAAAATGGGGGAAACAAAGCAATACCAAAGGAAGCTTTCAAAAGTTCTATAACTTTGGAGTCAGTTTCTGTCGAGAGAACAAAAGGACAGAAACaaacttaaacttaaaaaagTGAACTGAAACACAGTTGTATCACCATCTTCTCTTTGCTGAGACCCACCAGTGACAAACAGTGAGGGGACGTGGAGGAGGTACCCATCCACGCTGAGCGCCTCCCCCTgtgcccccccgccccccctcagGCCGTCCACCAGGCTGGAGGTGACCTCATTCACTGTGACCCTCCCAACATGGCTGCTCGGCACCGACATCACCAGCCAGAAGTGAGCTACAACACTTCCCTCCCTGcacaaacaacaagcagaggTTTACTCCAGCAGCTGAACAGGCAGAAAGCACACAATAAAAGGTGAAGTCTGACACACTGACACGTATCAGGGTTTTAGTCACTGCAGGTTCTATTGTCATGTCAAAGGTTTCATTCATGACGTACCCGAAGGCAAACACAGTAGTGGAGTTAAAATAGCGCCAAAGACTTGACCCCTTCATGATCCTTTCCACCTGAAAGGACAAAGAAGCTCAACGTCAACATGTTGATGACGGTTCCAGGAGAAGAAGGTAACTCAGTAACACAGTTATTCTGGTGCAGCAGCGCGTCAGGGGATCCGGTGTCCCTGCTCACCATCCTCTGAACTCCCTTGGCCTCCTTCTTGAATGCAGGGCTGTTGTGAAGTAACAGCTCAGCAGAGATGTTCCTGTTGAGGATGGACACGTAGGCCGTGTATTGCTGCTGGACACGAGGCTCCAACGCCCAAACCCTGTAATCTGTTAGGAGTGAGGATCAACACAGCACAGAGAAACAAGTCATCCTTCTCCCACTGGTTTTCAGACTGTGTAGTACTAATGTAACTTGTCATGATATGGGGATTTATTGAGCATGTTTCATTATGGATGAAGACTGAGGCCCTCTGCTTGTGACAGAGAAGCGCTCACCCAGGAAGAACCAGGCCAGCGTGGCCCCAGTGGCAGCGAGGATGAGGACGGTGACGAAGGCCAAGAGACGCTTGCTGCAGCAGGTCTTCCTGATGGGAGGAGATTCTGGACCTTTACCAGTTTCTACCTGTTGatgacagacatgtttttttaggCCTAAAATAGAACTTGGCACTTCATCCAAACTCTCTCTTTAGTTACAGGATCTTTTTATTGTAGAAAATCCACCTTTAGGCAGCAACATCATCTCAGCAGTTTGATCTTTGATGAGGACAAATGCACTTAGATAaattttatttggttttagTCAGTATCATTTCCTAAAAACAGTTTCGGATTACGCAAAAGGCGTGTAAATCCCCTAGTTTGTGTAAACACACCTTTTTTGCTGCTGGTAGAGACGATTCACTTTACAGAATCAGCTTTGGGACTTTACGTGTGACAGGAGAGATCGTATGTTTTATCAGGGGCCGGCTGCAAACAAACCTGACGTTTACCAGATGCAGCCTTTAGCcagagatggagacagacacagcagtCGTGTCATTAATCTGTCATTGAGGTTTGGACGTCCtcacgtttgtgtgtctgtagccTGGTGATAATACAGGTCAACAGTCAAGCACAACTGGAAGCTTGTGTCTGAGAAAGGCCTTCCCTCGTCCAGCACCGTGTTCCTCGCTGGCCCAACCTAAGGCTGCCGAATGATCAGTAtcagacaagtgtgtgtgagtgtgagcgttACTGACCCCATTGTCCAGAGACGCCCGTGTGACTGTGCGCTCACAGGAAACTGATTTCTTAGAGCCGTGTCCAATCGCCATTGCATCAAACCGCGCCCTTAGTTACTGGAGAAAACACCTCTCTGTCCATGGAGGCTGATCCACGCCTGAATATCCAAGTGATCCGCTTTCATTCCACATCTCTGTAGAGCACACAGGCAGACATGTTCCAGCCGACGGCTCCCGCTCTGTTTGCAGGTCCAAAGGTAAAAAGTCAGTGTTTCCCAAAGCTCATCTGGATCCACACTGAGTAATGATTGATGGTTCATTCATTACTGCTAACCtacgagcagcaggagcagcaggtagGCACTAACTATCACCTAGCAACAGAGATGCTCCCAGCGAAGCCCCCATGGGATCAACACCAGTTGTGTTATACTTACGCAGCTCACTTCATTTTCCAAACCAGGAATCCTAAAagaacagctgcagacacagcctCACAGAATAGAACAGGATTCTACTAAACTGGGTTTTAATTGAGTTCCTTTACAATATTATCTGTTTTTACCAAACATGATGCCTGCTGAGTTTTTGCATTTTGAGTGATTAGTACAAATATAGTTGGACTATTTAAATGCATCCAACAAGGCATGAAGGCAGTTGTTGAATGCTGCCATATATTTTTATCATTAGACAACATTAAAGACCACAATTtgccttatttttttttatttgcattcttGATAACAGAGGACaataacaggaaaacaaaatacATGAGCAAACAGTTTTCTCCAAAAGTCTCATGCTTGAAATGcaagtatatatttttataacaaaagtaaaaagcagcagcacaaaacataaataatctAAAAGTCAATCAGGACATTTTAAAATAGCTGCCAATCAAGATAATCAAGTCAAGTTTTGGTCAGTAGAGggcagtaagtaagtaagtaagtaagtaagtaagtaagtaagtaagtaataataataataataataataataataataataataataataataataataataataataataataataataataataataataataataaagtaaataaatactaataagAAGTAGTAATATTACTTATAATATAAgtaaaatatacatttatttgtagatctgtaaaataaaattgGTATATGAAATAAGTAAACATGTACGAGGTAGTGCCTGGAAATTTTCATATCGTTCCAGTTTTacgatttaaataaaaataccaCAATTTTACCTCTTTAGAGGACTAAACTCCAAAAAAGgttacattcattttaaatcaccCCTCATTCACTGTTAAATACACACACGTCTTGCCACATAAATGAGAACATGGTTTTTGTTTAGCTGTCTTATACTTATCACAGAATTCACCGTTCAACACACTGAACAGACCATGTGTTTATGCTAACTAACCTCCTGCCTCGCTGGCATGTATCCATCACCGGGGGGCTCCATTGAGCTGGATTCTGACATCAAAGCTTTCTTCTCCATCATATGATTTATCAGAGTTTGTAGATCTGGTCTACATGGTTCTGGGAGCTTCAGGTGTGTGGAGGAAGGCGTGGGGCAGAgtagaggagaggatggagcgaacaggaagctgctggagttgGTTGCCTTGGCGACATCCTCCTGACTCACCTGCTCCTCGCCTCCACTGCTAACGCCAGAATCTAAGCTAGGTAGCTCCAAGCTgtcgtcctgcagcttctgtaCTCGCTCATAACCGGAACAAACCTGAATGGAGCCTTTGCCAAAAATCCCTCCACTGCCTCTAAACAGCTTTTTTAGCTCTACTTCTTCATcgttccctctctcctcctcctcctcctccttgtccagGGCCTCCTCATCAAGGCTGTTGGTCCCATTGATGCTGTCTGACTCCAGGCTTTCTTGACTGACCTCCTCACTGCATACAAATGAATCTAGACTCTGGAGTCTCATGCGTTCCACCTGGACTTTCTCAACCTTCTCATACTCTGAAATAACCGGCACTGACTCGTTGCCTTTGTCGCCTGTGGAAAGCAACAGCAGGATCTCCAGTTCCTTCCTGCTTTCATCCTCCCGCTTCTGCTCTGCGCTGGCGCCTTGATTCACAACAGGCCCATAAGGTGAATCAGCAGCGCAGGGCTGCAGATTCCCAGCGCTGAGCGAGGAGAAGGGAGGTGGGGAGCACAGATGGGAATAACTGGGGTTGGAGAAGCTGGAACTGCCCGAATCAGAGCTGCGCTCACGTTTCGCCTTCTCTAGAGACGCTGCCTCTGGCGTAAAGGGCACAAGAGCATCCACAGCAGAGCTCACCTCCACGCAGAGGATTTCCTCCCGTTTAAGGAAGGAATGGAAGGAGTCGCTGGTGAAATGAGGCCTCATCCAGTTCTGGAAGGTTAAAGGATGGAGAAGGAGATTAATGTAGACTGAATTAGGCCTGGACCAGAATAAAAGAACTGACCAACTAGACATCCTGTgttctttccttctgattctgctggatttaacattttaaaggtTCATTTTTTTAAGCCTGATATGATCTGATCTGTCTGGTTTCACCTCCCACATCGTCTGTGCCTCATGCTTTTGGGCCTCAGCTTGTTCTCCATCTATTTTGGTATGTGATGTTTGTTCTATATTTACCGTTGCACTAGGTGACAGTTTATCAGTGACGCAGGTCAAATATCTAACATCAGATGTCTTTAGACAGTTTCCATCAGCTCTTAGGAGCATTTGCTACAAGCCTGAATCATGTTGCGTGTGATCACATCTTTACTGGTTAAACCAGGTCACGAAACAACATTGACTGTGACACCTGGacactcacctgctgcagcaagGATGCTTCTGGGCTTGGGATGGGCGACACTTTGAGGCTGTCCACCACcctgaaacacagaagaagacctCGCTCTTGGCATATTGCTTTCACGGAGGTAACGTGGTTCTAGGGAGGCTTTGTGTCTACTTACCAGGTGGTTCTGTTGGTcctgacaaacacaacaaacagaaacactgcaaaCGACATCGTCGCGCCTGCGATGATCATCACCCACACGTCCCCACCGGCGTCTGACAAGCACAAGGCGGAGCAGGTCACATCAGGGTGGAGCCCAGCGTTTGACTTTCTCAGAGTGACTGACACCACCTTCACATTTACCTGGAGCTTTTGCTTTTCCTACGGGCGACACCCATGACGTAGTTGAGCTCCAGTCGCTCCAGATGGACTTAAACGGGTCCTTGTTACAGACCAGCGCTCGGACCCGTGCCTCATACCTCTGTCCTTTAACAAGCTCCTTGGGCAGCAGCTCCGTCTCACAGAGGACTTTACAGGGTTTGGACACTGTCTTCACAGACGGATCCTACGAAGAGTGTGGACATTTAGTACAtgctctcagctctgctctattAGAACTAAACACTTGATATACACACATTCCATGACTGATCCTCTTGTTTCCACTGCAGCTCCGACTCCACACACTTAATGTTTGCATCGGTGGGGCTTTGTATCGTCAGGGAAACAGTGGTGAAGTTGACAGCTGGTTTTTCTGGAGGGTTCAGTTTTACTGCAGGATTATAGACACGTGGGTTTGAACATGAACAGCTCATAAGGCGATTCCCAAAGAGTCTGTGATTTATTCCATGTACTCACTGCTGCAGACGGGTTTAAAGTTAATGTTCAGTGTCTGATCTGAATCACTGCACTTCACAGCAATGGACCATTCTTCACGATGCTTCAACTGTATAATAAAAGAAGATTTTTTTAGAAAACATTcataaaacaacagaacagcGAATCAAGTTGTAATGTAATATTTAGGAGAGATCATCTCTATTTGCAAATGAATTGACATGAATAGATGTGGAACTGATTTGGAACTATAACTACACTCACGGCGTTGTTTTTCCTCAGGTCCATGGAGCAGCTCATCACTGCTGCTTCGAACGCATCCACAGGTTCCAGCGTACAGTTTCTGTGTGAAAACTTGGATGAGGGTGAGGAGTTTTTCTTTTTAGCGTCTACTGTGCACACGGAGTCTGTGTGGACAGATGCACGTGTGCTGTTCCACACACAGGTGATGATGCGGTTGTAGTCAGTGTAGCAGGTGAACTCTGAGAAAACGAACGAGATCAAAGGACGTCACTTCACAGAGAGAATCATCCTTATTTTGGTTATAAAAAGTCACCAACCGGCGTCTGTGAGCGGGCAGTCGGCAGCGCAGGCGTGAAGaagagcaagaagaagaaagagcaggAGGCTTCTCCTGTTCGTCTCCATTGATGATGTGGTcagttttcttctctttttgctGGCAGACGTTCGATAGGTTGAACTTTATGGTGCGGATGAcggcttcctccttctcctcatcctgcacagacacaataaagacatgagatcagctgctctgcgtctgtgttgtgtgttttgtgcaggtTATTTCTGCCACAGCACTGACCTGTGGCAGAAATAGAGATGTTGCTCTGGCGCATGAACACACTTCCTAAACACCTGTTACTGATGCTGGCGCAGCCTCTTCTTTGTATCATTTCTTTAActgaattaatttttttaagtgTAAAAGCAGCATGAAGCCTCTGTTGAACAGTGTGTTGTCTTCTTTTCTATAACACTCTTAACATGGGTGAGAAGTTCATTAGTTAGTCTTTTATTGAGATGTAGACAAAGACGTGTTATTTCCAGAGGATGGATCATCAGCGCTGCCGGTCACAGTTCGACTAAACCAGAGCTGTAAAATGATACGTGGGTGAGGAGCACAACGGAATGAAACAATCTACAGCAAAACCGTTTCCAATAATGCGACTAAAGGCTCTGAGAACAGAGGAACTGTGTAAAAGGAGCTCAGCTGCCTCCCTCAGGCATCACATCCTGTCTGAACATGTGTCCTGCCattaacagacaaacacatgcgGGCAAACGTGGACTAAGCATCTTACCTGTTGGTGAAGCTGCTCCGTGTCTGATTCAGCGCCTCGCTGTCATTCCATCTGTGGCTCTGTGACAGAAAAGCAGATCAGTCACctcacagaggaagcagaaaccACCCGAAAGGAAAGAgagcagataaacacacacgcttcaAAGGCCATTACTGAGAAATAGTCACAAATCAGGATGTGTCTTATGAAGCTGCTTTCGGTTTGGTCCGCCCCAAAATCATGAACACATCTCCACCTCGaagtttttaatttttcacttttgagtttttgcttgtgtttctttttactgctgcacctgcttttatcactaaaaatagaaatgttcCACGTGAAAAGCTACATGGCTAAAAACGACAAACCCCATGAAACtaaacagccacacacaatTACAAAAATCCCAAACGATAATTTGGAGCGGACTAAACCTAAAGCAGCTTCATAAGACCTGATTTGACTTTTGAAGAGCACATTTATGTTTGCTTTTCTCGGGTGGTTTGCTGCTTCCTCCACGAGGTGACTGATCCGCTGTTCTGTCGCAGGGCCACAGATGGAATCACAGCGAGGCTTCGTTACAAAAGATTTCAAAAGATTTGTTGTATTTAttatgtcttcaacctgagcctcaagctgagggtggtaccagtGCCTGAGGCATCGCatgccaaagaccccagcagcttcagactagtggctctgacatcaca encodes the following:
- the LOC114860163 gene encoding transmembrane protease serine 6 isoform X1, with translation MAIGHGSKKSVSCERTVTRASLDNGVETGKGPESPPIRKTCCSKRLLAFVTVLILAATGATLAWFFLDYRVWALEPRVQQQYTAYVSILNRNISAELLLHNSPAFKKEAKGVQRMVERIMKGSSLWRYFNSTTVFAFGEGSVVAHFWLVMSVPSSHVGRVTVNEVTSSLVDGLRGGGGAQGEALSVDGYLLHVPSLFVTETDSKVIELLKASFDCHRYQKVTSSSRVALQGPDTQHSCCLWHLHAAPGSQLELHMEWLLAECRDRLLVYDSLTPTDTRLITSVYGCSRHERVVSVLSSGEWMTVVWKQGLYNYKDPFSLAAQAWDHRDCDATVQLRAASGVQGSMTTPFFPSYYPPDTNCTWKFTMPGAGLGLSLQFNGYELSRAGYNQNCDQGQWLIQNRRLCGTRGLQPYTERISPLSSTATVAMTSAVSLTGPGLQLHYSVFNLSDPCPGQFLCTVNGLCVPACDGLQDCPNGLDERNCVCVAQYQCPEDSRCVDYYKLCDEHPDCPEAMDEMNCTAAVPCTDMTYVCADGSCLKKPNPECDSAADCPDASDEKQCDCGLRQFSSRIVGGAEASEGEWPWQASLQVRGSHLCGGALISSQWVVSAAHCFYDDRLYSPSLWTVYLGKLLLSRSSSTEEVARVQRIHLHQYYDDESHDYDLALLKLDRPASAVLAGHARPACLPPPTHQLEPGLLCWVTGWGAQQEGGAASNVLQKVDVRLMSEEACVRSYGSLVTPRMLCAGYRSGKKDACQGDSGGPLVCQEPSGRWFLAGVVSWGKGCARPDYYGVYTRITRLSDWIKQVISSS
- the LOC114860163 gene encoding transmembrane protease serine 6 isoform X2, which encodes MAIGHGSKKSVSCERTVTRASLDNGVETGKGPESPPIRKTCCSKRLLAFVTVLILAATGATLAWFFLDYRVWALEPRVQQQYTAYVSILNRNISAELLLHNSPAFKKEAKGVQRMVERIMKGSSLWRYFNSTTVFAFGEGSVVAHFWLVMSVPSSHVGRVTVNEVTSSLVDGLRGGGGAQGEALSVDGYLLHVPSLFVTDCHRYQKVTSSSRVALQGPDTQHSCCLWHLHAAPGSQLELHMEWLLAECRDRLLVYDSLTPTDTRLITSVYGCSRHERVVSVLSSGEWMTVVWKQGLYNYKDPFSLAAQAWDHRDCDATVQLRAASGVQGSMTTPFFPSYYPPDTNCTWKFTMPGAGLGLSLQFNGYELSRAGYNQNCDQGQWLIQNRRLCGTRGLQPYTERISPLSSTATVAMTSAVSLTGPGLQLHYSVFNLSDPCPGQFLCTVNGLCVPACDGLQDCPNGLDERNCVCVAQYQCPEDSRCVDYYKLCDEHPDCPEAMDEMNCTAAVPCTDMTYVCADGSCLKKPNPECDSAADCPDASDEKQCDCGLRQFSSRIVGGAEASEGEWPWQASLQVRGSHLCGGALISSQWVVSAAHCFYDDRLYSPSLWTVYLGKLLLSRSSSTEEVARVQRIHLHQYYDDESHDYDLALLKLDRPASAVLAGHARPACLPPPTHQLEPGLLCWVTGWGAQQEGGAASNVLQKVDVRLMSEEACVRSYGSLVTPRMLCAGYRSGKKDACQGDSGGPLVCQEPSGRWFLAGVVSWGKGCARPDYYGVYTRITRLSDWIKQVISSS
- the LOC114860176 gene encoding interleukin-2 receptor subunit beta-like produces the protein METNRRSLLLFLLLALLHACAADCPLTDAEFTCYTDYNRIITCVWNSTRASVHTDSVCTVDAKKKNSSPSSKFSHRNCTLEPVDAFEAAVMSCSMDLRKNNALKHREEWSIAVKCSDSDQTLNINFKPVCSIKLNPPEKPAVNFTTVSLTIQSPTDANIKCVESELQWKQEDQSWNDPSVKTVSKPCKVLCETELLPKELVKGQRYEARVRALVCNKDPFKSIWSDWSSTTSWVSPVGKAKAPDAGGDVWVMIIAGATMSFAVFLFVVFVRTNRTTWVVDSLKVSPIPSPEASLLQQNWMRPHFTSDSFHSFLKREEILCVEVSSAVDALVPFTPEAASLEKAKRERSSDSGSSSFSNPSYSHLCSPPPFSSLSAGNLQPCAADSPYGPVVNQGASAEQKREDESRKELEILLLLSTGDKGNESVPVISEYEKVEKVQVERMRLQSLDSFVCSEEVSQESLESDSINGTNSLDEEALDKEEEEEERGNDEEVELKKLFRGSGGIFGKGSIQVCSGYERVQKLQDDSLELPSLDSGVSSGGEEQVSQEDVAKATNSSSFLFAPSSPLLCPTPSSTHLKLPEPCRPDLQTLINHMMEKKALMSESSSMEPPGDGYMPARQEVS